In Mastomys coucha isolate ucsf_1 unplaced genomic scaffold, UCSF_Mcou_1 pScaffold5, whole genome shotgun sequence, one genomic interval encodes:
- the LOC116077702 gene encoding keratin-associated protein 9-3-like: MACCATSFCGFPTCSTGGICGSNCCQPSCCETSCFQPRCCETGYGIGGGIGCGQEGGCGAVSCRVRWCRPDCRVEGTCLPPCCVVSCIPPTCCQLHHAQASCCRPSYCGQSCCRPACCCYCC; encoded by the coding sequence ATGGCCTGCTGTGCTACTAGCTTCTGTGGGTTTCCCACTTGCTCCACTGGTGGCATCTGTGGCTCCAACTGCTGCCAGCCCAGCTGTTGTGAGACCAGCTGCTTCCAGCCAAGATGCTGCGAGACAGGTTATGGCATTGGGGGTGGCATTGGCTGTGGCCAAGAGGGTGGCTGTGGAGCCGTGAGCTGCCGTGTTAGATGGTGCCGCCCTGACTGTCGCGTGGAGGGCACCTGCCTGCCCCCCTGCTGTGTGGTGAGCTGTATACCCCCAACCTGCTGCCAGCTGCACCACGCCCAGGCTTCCTGCTGCCGTCCATCCTACTGTGGACAGTCCTGCTGCCGCCCAgcctgctgctgctactgctgctaa
- the LOC116077691 gene encoding keratin-associated protein 1-3-like isoform X1 — protein sequence MACCATSFCGFPTCSTGGTCGSNCCQPSCTQSSCCQPSCTQTSCCQPSCTQSSCCQPSCTQSSCCQPSCCQTSCCQPSCTQSSCCQTSCCQPSCCQTSSCQPSCCGTGSGQEGGSGAVSCRVRWCRPDCRVEGTCLPPCCVVSCTPPTCCQLHHAQASCCRPSYCGQSCCRPACCCHCCEPSCSKPSCSEPSC from the coding sequence ATGGCCTGCTGTGCTACTAGCTTCTGTGGCTTTCCTACTTGCTCCACTGGAGGCACCTGTGGCTCTAACTGCTGTCAGCCCAGCTGCACCCAGTCCAGCTGCTGTCAGCCCAGCTGTACCCAGACCAGCTGCTGTCAGCCCAGCTGCACCCAGTCCAGCTGCTGTCAGCCCAGCTGCACCCAGTCCAGCTGTTGTCAACCCAGCTGCTGTCAGACCAGCTGCTGTCAGCCCAGCTGCACCCAGTCCAGCTGCTGTCAGACCAgctgctgccagcccagctgctgtCAGACCAGCAgctgccagcccagctgctgtgGCACTGGCAGTGGCCAGGAGGGTGGCAGTGGAGCCGTGAGCTGCCGTGTGAGGTGGTGCCGCCCTGACTGCCGCGTGGAGGGCACCTGCCTGCCCCCTTGCTGTGTGGTGAGCTGTACACCCCCAACCTGCTGCCAGCTGCACCACGCCCAGGCTTCCTGCTGCCGTCCATCCTACTGTGGACAGTCCTGCTGCCGCCCAGCCTGCTGCTGCCACTGTTGTGAGCCCAGCTGCTCTAAGCCCAGCTGCTCCGAGCCCAGCTGTTAA
- the LOC116077691 gene encoding keratin-associated protein 1-3-like isoform X2 produces the protein MACCATSFCGFPTCSTGGTCGSNCCQPSCTQSSCCQPSCTQTSCCQPSCTQSSCCQPSCTQSSCCQPSCCQTSCCQPSCTHCQPSCCGTGSGQEGGSGAVSCRVRWCRPDCRVEGTCLPPCCVVSCTPPTCCQLHHAQASCCRPSYCGQSCCRPACCCHCCEPSCSKPSCSEPSC, from the exons ATGGCCTGCTGTGCTACTAGCTTCTGTGGCTTTCCTACTTGCTCCACTGGAGGCACCTGTGGCTCTAACTGCTGTCAGCCCAGCTGCACCCAGTCCAGCTGCTGTCAGCCCAGCTGTACCCAGACCAGCTGCTGTCAGCCCAGCTGCACCCAGTCCAGCTGCTGTCAGCCCAGCTGCACCCAGTCCAGCTGTTGTCAACCCAGCTGCTGTCAGACCAGCTGCTGTCAGCCCAGCTGCACCCA ctgccagcccagctgctgtgGCACTGGCAGTGGCCAGGAGGGTGGCAGTGGAGCCGTGAGCTGCCGTGTGAGGTGGTGCCGCCCTGACTGCCGCGTGGAGGGCACCTGCCTGCCCCCTTGCTGTGTGGTGAGCTGTACACCCCCAACCTGCTGCCAGCTGCACCACGCCCAGGCTTCCTGCTGCCGTCCATCCTACTGTGGACAGTCCTGCTGCCGCCCAGCCTGCTGCTGCCACTGTTGTGAGCCCAGCTGCTCTAAGCCCAGCTGCTCCGAGCCCAGCTGTTAA